A region of Allocoleopsis franciscana PCC 7113 DNA encodes the following proteins:
- the psbU gene encoding photosystem II complex extrinsic protein PsbU, producing MKKLVRIVALMSLLVACLGCFGLPQKVVAAPLSSGYEAVLSNFNGQTPVLLAEGSLRNLADDKLSTEFGKKIDLNNTHVRAFRKYPGMYPTLAGKIIQNAPYEKIEDVLDIPGLTDTQKELLQAYFDEFTVTDPSDVFVEGGDRYNPGVY from the coding sequence ATGAAGAAATTAGTTCGCATCGTAGCACTCATGAGCTTGCTAGTAGCCTGCTTAGGGTGTTTCGGGCTACCTCAAAAGGTCGTGGCTGCGCCACTGTCTTCAGGTTATGAGGCTGTGTTAAGTAATTTTAACGGGCAAACACCTGTATTGCTCGCTGAAGGTTCACTGCGAAATTTGGCTGATGACAAGCTTTCCACTGAGTTTGGCAAAAAAATTGATTTGAACAATACTCATGTGCGAGCTTTTCGGAAGTATCCAGGGATGTACCCCACTCTGGCTGGCAAAATCATTCAGAATGCTCCCTATGAAAAGATAGAGGATGTTTTGGATATTCCAGGGCTGACTGATACCCAAAAAGAGCTACTGCAAGCTTATTTTGACGAGTTTACAGTCACTGATCCGTCAGATGTCTTCGTAGAGGGTGGAGACCGCTACAATCCTGGCGTTTACTAA